In Deltaproteobacteria bacterium, the genomic stretch CGTAATCGTCGCCTCGGCATACAGATCGACGCCCGCGATGCCGGTGGCGCCGTCGACGCCCGCCACCGCGTCGCCGCGCACCCAGCCGGCAAGCGCTCCGATCTCGCCGCGCCCGATCGCGCGCTTGATCCGCGCGACCGCGGCCGTGCCGCGGCGGGACGCGGCGAGATCGCCGTCGTCCTCGAGTTCGCCGGTCGCTGCGACGACCGTCACGACGACGCGCTCGTCGGGCGTCCAGTCGACGCGCACCGCGTCGGCGCCCGGTTTGTACTCCGTATCCACCTCCGTGAGCGCAAACGTGCCGATCAGGTCGTACGGCCTCCACGTGCGGGCGCGGCCGAAGGTCACCGGCTGTCTGCCGGCGGTCATCGTCATCGGTCCGAACGAGGCGCGCGCGTACAGCCAGTCGACCTGGTGGCGGATGGCGAATGTCGCGCCGTCCTCGACGTCGTGCTGCAGCGGCAGCCAGCGGGGCGGCGCGACGCTGCGACCGACGGCGCCGATGCCGAGCACGTCTGCGGAGCGAACCGTGGTCGTGAGCTGGTCGTGGACGACCAACGCCCACCGCGGCGTCTTGCGCGCGGCGTAGATGCGCAGGTCGAACAGCGCAATCCCGCCGGGTGCGTCGAGCGGGTCGCCGAGCAGCGCGAACGTGAACGACCGCGCGACGACGCCGGCCTCGGTGCTCGTGTCTTCGATCGGGTCTTCCGACAACACGGCCGCCGCGGCGCGCGATGTCGCGCACTGGGCCGCGCACGCGGCAAGTAGGGCCGCAAGCCCGCTACGCTGCATCGCGATCTCGGCGCTCGTCCGCGACGACTCGGCCGTCCTCGAGGCGAATGAGCCGCGCGGCGCGGTCGATGACTTTCGGATCGTGCGAGGAGAAGATGAACGTGACGCCGTGTTGCTCGTTGAGCCGGCGCATCATGTCGACCAGGCCGCCGCCGGTCTTGCTGTCGAGGTTGGCGGTCGGCTCGTCGGCGAGCACCAGCTTGGGGCGCCCGGCAATTGCGCGGGCGACGGCGACGCGCTGTTGCTGGCCGCCGGACATCTCGGCCGGCCGCCGGTCGGCCAACTCGGCGAGGCCGACGTCGGCGAGCACCTCGTGCACGCGGCGCCGGCGTGCGTCGGCAGCGACCCCCTGCAACAGCAACACGAACTCGGCGTTCTCGTACGCGGTGAGGACCGGGATGAGATTGTAGGACTGGAACACGAAGCCGATGTCGCGCAGGCGCAACTCGGCCCGGCGCCGGCCCGACAGGTTGGACAGGTCGGTGCCGCCGACGCGGACCACCCCGGCGGTCGGCGTGTCGAGCGCGCCGATCAGGTTCAGCAGCGTCGTCTTGCCGGAGCCGGACGGTCCGGCGAGCACGGCGAAGTCGCCGGGCTCGAACTGGAGCGACACGTCGCGCAGGGCCGGCACGTCGACGCGGCCTTGGCGGTAGACTTTCGACACATCCCGGACGTCGACGAGCGGTTCAGGCATGGCGCATGGCCTCCACGGGTTCAAGGCGCGTCGCCCGCAACGCCGGGTACAGCGCGGACGCGAGGACGATCGCGAACACGGCCGCCGTCCACCCGGCGACCTGCGAGGGATAGAGCGTCGAGTAGATGCGTCCGCGGAACGCGATGCCCGCGAACTCGAAGTCCTCACCGTAAAATTGGCTCACGTCGAGCCCGGTGGTCGACAGCCACCCGTGGAGCGCGAGCGCGATCGCGACGCCGGCGGCGCAGGCGACGATCGCGAGGATCGCGGCTTCGGACAGGACGACGGCAAACATGCGGGTGCGACTGGCGCCGATCGCCATCATCACGCCAAACTCGCGCGTGCGCTCGACGACGGACATCAGCACCGTGTTGAAGATGCCGATCGCGACGATCGCGAACACGATGGCGTGCATCAGGTAGTTGCCGAGGTCGTCGAGCACGATCGCCTCGTACAGTTCGCGCAGCGCCTGCTGCCACGGCAGGATCTCAAGCGCCGAGTCGGCGCCGAACGTCGCTCGCAGCGCCGCGGTGATCCGGTCGACCGCGCGCAGGTCGTCCGCGAACACGGCCACCTGGGTGACCGCGCGGCCGAGCCCCAGCAGCTCCTGCGCGTCGGCCAGCGGGATCTGGGCGTAGAAGCCGTCGAGTTCGTCCACGCCGGTGTGGAAGATGCCGGCGATCCGCAGTGCCGTCGCGGCCGGCTCGCCGTTCCCCGATGGAGCGACGGTGAGTACGACTCGATCGCCGACGTCCACCGCGAGGGTGCGCGCGAGTTGGTCGCCGATGTAGACATCCGCCGGCTCGCTGGCGAAGTCGCGGGCGTCGCGCGGCCGCAGGTAGCGACCGCGGACGCGGTGGTCGGCCGACGCGATGTCGGACACGTCGGGTTCGATGCGCGGGTCGACACCGGCGACCATCACCGCGGCCGACAGGTGGCCCGACGCGAGCAGTCCGCTCGCGTAGACGCGCCGCGCCGCGTGGCGCGCGCCGGGAATCGCGCGTGCGGCGCGGGCGACGCGGTCCGGATCGGGGACGACGA encodes the following:
- a CDS encoding ABC transporter ATP-binding protein translates to MPEPLVDVRDVSKVYRQGRVDVPALRDVSLQFEPGDFAVLAGPSGSGKTTLLNLIGALDTPTAGVVRVGGTDLSNLSGRRRAELRLRDIGFVFQSYNLIPVLTAYENAEFVLLLQGVAADARRRRVHEVLADVGLAELADRRPAEMSGGQQQRVAVARAIAGRPKLVLADEPTANLDSKTGGGLVDMMRRLNEQHGVTFIFSSHDPKVIDRAARLIRLEDGRVVADERRDRDAA
- a CDS encoding ABC transporter permease; the encoded protein is MLTLKLAWRSFARHKRRSAITAAAIALGLAMLLASIGLATDGHARMAELGIRLGAGHVVVQGRGYQERQTADIVVPDPDRVARAARAIPGARHAARRVYASGLLASGHLSAAVMVAGVDPRIEPDVSDIASADHRVRGRYLRPRDARDFASEPADVYIGDQLARTLAVDVGDRVVLTVAPSGNGEPAATALRIAGIFHTGVDELDGFYAQIPLADAQELLGLGRAVTQVAVFADDLRAVDRITAALRATFGADSALEILPWQQALRELYEAIVLDDLGNYLMHAIVFAIVAIGIFNTVLMSVVERTREFGVMMAIGASRTRMFAVVLSEAAILAIVACAAGVAIALALHGWLSTTGLDVSQFYGEDFEFAGIAFRGRIYSTLYPSQVAGWTAAVFAIVLASALYPALRATRLEPVEAMRHA